From the genome of Oncorhynchus clarkii lewisi isolate Uvic-CL-2024 chromosome 11, UVic_Ocla_1.0, whole genome shotgun sequence, one region includes:
- the LOC139420158 gene encoding sialic acid-binding Ig-like lectin 13, translated as MACPENMFFLIGLFMSGVLACFGQRDLITTMPDRLHGLTRSCVQIQCSFHIHDPKNTFNSTILPSGVWIKENSNFGNHPDRVIFNSSKTVNRYQGKITGNMSQKNCTTVFFNVTTSYSDIYFFKIESRPFRATDPDKSVKIVVSDLPSSPIITVSGEVKEGTPVILNCSAVAPCPEHPPELTWTLPTQFTTENQLHKNPDQTKSVLSTVTFTPSYLHHEKNITCTAVYPVGTSNKTAEHTMMLNVSFSPKDTSAFISPADPVLVGSCVNLTCSSTANPPVTNFTWFQISEGKTTQVASGQSYTLNVTVGDGGLYYCEGRNSHGCGKSNEVQLAIKGQEESKTSGVGFWFLVSGVAAGTLGAILLISLISLFVWRRNSRLHDGLERTDSPQGQNSPVGTVCTNQATAGEEPEEPAEDQPEEIQYGDIDFSKLQTKETPAAAQDRVQGQESEYAEVNVTGSRAQEPPLNNLDGLYAQVNKISAC; from the exons ATGGCTTGTCCTGAGAACATGTTTTTTCTCATTGGTCTCTTTATGTCAG GTGTTTTGGCATGTTTTGGTCAACGAGATTTGATCACCACAATGCCAGATAGACTGCATGGACTGACTCGCTCCTGTGTGCAAATCCAATGTTCATTTCATATTCATGACCCAAAGAATACATTTAACAGCACAATACTACCCTCTGGAGTGTGGATTAAAGAAAACTCAAACTTTGGTAATCATCCGGACAgagtgatatttaacagtagtaaGACAGTCAACAGATATCAAGGGAAGATAACTGGAAACATGTCCCAGAAGAACTGCACCACAGTCTTCTTCAATGTAACCACCAGTTACTCTGATATATACTTCTTCAAGATTGAGAGTCGACCATTCCGTGCAACAGATCCTGATAAGTCTGTTAAAATAGTTGTCAGTG ATTTGCCTTCCAGTCCCATCATTACTGTCTCAGGTGAGGTGAAGGAAGGGACCCCTGTCATTTTGAACTGCTCTGCTGTCGCTCCCTGTCCCGAACACccccctgagctgacatggaCTCTCCCAACACAGTTCACAACTGAGAACCAACTGCATAAGAATccagaccaaaccaaatcagTTCTCTCCACGGTGACCTTCACTCCGTCATATCTTCATCATGAGAAGAACATCACTTGTACTGCAGTCTACCCAGTAGGGACAAGCAACAAGACAGCTGAACATACCATGATGCTTAACGTTTCAT tctctcctaaGGACACCTCGGCCTTCATCAGTCCAGCTGATCCAGTATTAGTGGGCAGCTGTGTTAATCTGACCTGCAGCAGTACAGCCAACCCTCCTGTGACAAACTTCACCTGGTTCCAGATCAGTGAGGGTAAAACAACACAGGTTGCATCTGGACAGAGTTACACCCTCAATGTGACTGTTGGTGATGGAGGACTATACTACTGTGAAGGAAGAAATAGTCACGGCTGTGGGAAGTCGAATGAAGTGCAGCTGGCTATAAAAG GGCAAGAAGAGTCAAAAACCTCAGGGGTTGGTTTCTGGTTTCTGGTTTCTGGGGTTGCAGCAGGAACTCTGGGGGCCATTTTGCTTATCAGCCTGATCAGCCTTTTTGTATG GAGGAGAAACTCGAGGCTCCACGATGGACTTGAAAGGACAGACAGTCCACAGGGACAG AACTCCCCGGTTGGGACAGTGTGTACTAACCAGGCCACAGCCGGAGAGGAACCAGAGGAACCTGCAGAAGACCAGCCTGAAGAGATCCAATACGGTGACATAGACTTCTCCAAACTACAGACCAAAGAGACCCCAGCTGCAGCCCAGGACAGGGTCCAGGGACAGGAGAGTGAGTACGCTGAAGTCAATGTGACCGGGAGTAGGGCCCAGGAACCACCTCTTAACAACCTAGATGGGCTTTATGCACAAGTGAATAAAATAAGTGCTTGTTAA